The genomic stretch atatgattaggcagagtcaacatggctttaagcaagggaaatcgtgtttgacaaatctactggaatttttttgaggatgtaactaggagggtagataaaggggaaccagtggatgtcgtatatttggattttcaaaaggcattcaataaggtgccacacaaggttgttatacaagataaggactcatggggttgggagtaatgtattagcatggatagaggattggttaacggacagaaaaccgagaataggaataaacgggtcattttaagGTTGGCTatagctgtaactagtggggtgctgcaaggatcagtgcttgggcctcagctatttacaatctatattaattacttagatgaagggaccgagtgtaatgtatccaagtttgctgatgatacaaagataggtgcgaaagtaagctgtgaggaggacacaaagtctgcaaagggatatggacagattaagtgagtgggcaagaaggtggcagatagagtatagtGTTGGGAAAtgcaaggttattcactttggtaggaagaatagaaaaacagaatattttttaaatggtgagaaactattaaatgttgatggtcagagagatttgggtgtcttcgtacacgaaacacaaagttaacatgcaggtacagcaagcaataaggaaggcaaatggaatgttggcctttattgcaagagggttgaagtacaagaataaggaagtcttgctgcaattgtacagggctttggtgagaccacacctggagtactgtacagttttggtctccttatctaaggaaggacatactcgcctcagaggcggtgcaacgaagtttcactagattgattcctgggatgggagggttgtcctatgaggagagatttagtagaacaggcctatactctctggagtttagaagaatgagaggtgctctcattgaaacatgtaagattctgagagggcttgacagggtagatgctgaaaggctgtttcccctgactggagaatctagaactagggggcatagtctaaggataaggggtcggccaattgggactgagatgaggaggaatttcttcactgagggttttgaatctttggaattctctaccccagagggctgtggatgctcagtcattgaatatattcaaggctgagaacgCTAGATTTTGGGACTGTTAGGGAATCAAGGGGGttcaggcgggaaagtgaaggcgaggtcagagatcagccatgatcttgttgaatggcggagcaggctcaaggggccatatggcctactcctactcgtatttcttatgttcttcttttccctacgactgatggaAAGCTAACTGGCCAATAgttttctgttttctctctccctcctttcttgaatagcggggttacatttgcttccttccaatccatggggaccgttctagaatcttgggaattctggaagatcaaaaccaatgcatccactatctctgcagctacctctttttaaaaccctaggatgtaggccatcaggtccgggggatttgtcggctttatgtcccattaatttctccagtactttttctttaccaatcttaattactttaagttcctcattcccaCTAGACtcttagttccccactatttccggtatggttTTTGTGTATTCcactgtttaatgtctctgccatttccttattccccattataatttctcctgtctctgcctctaatggacccacatttacttttgctactctcttcctttttacattcttgtagaagctcttacaatctggtaATGTTACAGGCAAGTGGGTCAAATGATGCCATCAGTGCTGTAAGTTCAGAGATCTTTACCAAGTCAGATATAGCATTGGTTAGATGAAGTGCAAAGTTTTTTCGCTACATTGTTCCAATAATGTGACTTAACTCGTGATTTTTGAAGAACATCTCTAATTATCAGGTTTtataaatcatagaaatttacggcacagaaggaggccattcggcccatcgtgtctgtgctggccgaaaaagaattatccagcctaatcccactttcagctcttggtccgtagccttgtaggttacggcacttcagatgcatatctaattactttttaaatgcgatgcagtgttctgcctctaccaccctttcaggcagtgagttccagacccctaccaccctctgggtgaaaaaatttctcctcaacttcccTCTATTCCTTCTAAATACTCCCTGGTtaatgacctctctgctaagggaaataggtccttcctatccactctatcttggcccctcatgattttatacacctcaattaaatctcccgtcagcctcctctgttccaaggaaaaccaccccagcccatccaatctttcctcatattccAGAATACTAGAATTCTCCAGTCTCGTCAACAtccttaaatctcctctgcaccctctccagtgcaatctcatctttcctgtaatgcagtgaccagaactgtatgcagtactctagctgtggcctaactagtgttttatacagttctggcataacctacctgctcttttattctatgcctcggctaataaaggaaaatatcccatatgcctcttaaccaccttatctacctgtcctgctaccttcagggatctgtggacgtgcactccaaggtgcctttgttcctctacacctctcggtatcctaccatttattgtgtatgcccttgcctcgtttgccctccccaaatgcattacctcacacttctccggattgaattccatttgccatttttctgcccacctgactcgcccattgatatcttcctgcagtctacagctttcttcctcactataaacgacacggccaatttttgtatcgtctgcaaacttcttaatcaggcctcctacatttaagtctaaatcattgatatataccacaaaaagcaagggacctagtactgagccctgtggagctccactggaaacagccttccagtcacaaaaacacccgttgaccattaccctttgcttcctgccactgagccaatttttaatccaacttgccactttcccttggatcccacaggcttttctgaccagtctgccacgtgggaccttgtcaaaagccgtgctgaaatccatgtacactacatcaaacgcactaccctcgtcgaccctccttgttatctcctcaaaaaattcaatcaagttagtcagacacgaccttccagtaacaaacccatgctgactgtctttgattaacctgtgcctttctaaatgactattaatactgtccctcagaattgtttccaataatttgcccaccaccaaggttaggctgactggtctgtaattcctcgGTCTATccgtttcttcctttttaaacaatggtacaacgttagcagtcctccagtcctccggcaccacgcctgtcgccagagaggattggaaaatgatgatcagagcctccactatttcctcccttgcttctcttaacagcctgggatacatttcatctgggcttgGCGATTTGCTTTCATAGATGCTGAactccttaatatttcctctctcactatgtttatcccatccaatatttcacactcctcctgaaCTACAATATCTGTATCGTCCCCCtcatttgtgaagacagacgcaaagtattcattaagaactatacccacgtctgttatctccacacacaggttacctttttggtctctaataagccctactcttcagttattctcctgctctttaatatttataaaacatctttgcgttttccttgattttacttgccaatttttttttatgccctctctttgctttcctaatttcctttttaatttcatccctgcactttctatactcctctaggctttctgcagtattgagctcttggtgtctgacatgagcttccctttttgccttatcttaccctgtatgctccttgacattcagggggctgtagatttgggagtcccaccctttttctttgtgggaacatatttgctctgaaccctcactatctcctccttgaatgcctcccactgctctgatactgatttaccttcaagtaactgtttccagtccacttttactaaatcacagcttagtaaaattggccattcctcaattgagaacttttactcctggtctatctttgtccttttccagaaCTACGCTAAatataactgaattatgatcactaccaccaaaatgctctcctactGATGCCCCTTCCACCTGACCAGCTTCATTCCTTGAAACTATCTcctgaactgccccctctcttgttgggcttgctacttactggctaaaaaaagttcttctgaatgcattttaagaattctgcgccctctgtatcttttacactgattctatccgagttaatattagggtagttgaaatcccctattactgccctattgttttccaATGAATCAAATGTATCATTTTTGTAACTCTCTTAGTATAAAGAATTCCCCAACCAAATGAATGTTGTAGGGACTGAGTTAACTCCACTGACCTTAAAACAGATATATTTCACATCATCATGCAAAAAGCTATATTGtgttggttcattactcattgctGCTATTGTTTTAACAGGCTGCACTTGGAGCAGGGTTTTCAGATAAAACTCCATCCCACACAGTTACCATGGCTTGCATTTCCTCAAATCAAGCGATGACCACAGGCAAGTGCAAGATAAGCGCACCCAGCTTTAGCTAAATTCTTCAGTATTAGACAGACTTGCAGTAGCatttggcatttcaagtgcagtgTAAGAAGGGTGGCCAATGTTAACTGGTATACATAAGCTCAACTAACTGACTAAAACTGGTTGTTTGTATGCCCCTCAACAGTTTTGGATAAAATATTTTATCACTGTATTGACTACAACAGGGCCAGCTTTCTGAAATTTTATTTTTGGAATAAAACTTTTAACTTTCGTGGTTAATGTTTATGTTGTTGCATTTGTGTTGCAGCTTTTGGCCTAATTGCCTCTGGTCAGTGTGATACAGTGATAGCTGGTGGCGTGGAGTTTATGTCAGACGTTCCCATTCGTCACAGCAGGAAAATGAGGAAAACTTTACTTTCACTTACTAGAGCTAAGACAGTAGGACAGAGATTGTCTCTCCTTGGAAAAATCCGCCCAGACTATTTTGCTCCTGAGGTATTAATAGAATGCATTCTTACAGTAAGAGGGGGGGAAGAAATCAGCTATTTGAGTTTGTTTCAGTTTGTATCAAGCCATATTTCTAATTGTACCTTGTTATGACTTAACCTTGAAGAGACATTTTTCCATGTGGAAACAATTGAAACCTAGTTTTCCACAAATAGTAGCACCTGGGATTGTTTTTATGCCCCCTTTACGTCACAAAGCAGCGGCTGATggatcagacttcaggaggtggTTCTCCAACACTCCCTAAGTGCTGCTTTCGGAAAATGTAAATGGCTGCTACTTACAGTGATGCCTGTCATTTTATCTAGCATCCTATGCAGGCCCTTGATGCAGTTTTCACAGTGCTGGCAAAAAGTACCTTCCTCATCCATTAGACCAGGAATGAAAGTCACTTGCAACTTTTAAACTACTGTGCATGTGCAattattatttcattgctgtgagTAGTGCAGATTCTATTCCATAATGTAAATGGAGCAGATTCCACTGCAGCAGGATCTGCAGCTTCTTATGGGACCACTTCTACATTAAGCTATTCTGTAATGTAAAGATGACACGGGACACAAAATACTTGTGtagcttgattttttttcctgttttgccacattttttgggggggaaaaacATAAAATAATCCAACTGGTGTGAACTTTCACAATCCCTGAAAAGATTTTAAGGTGCCTCTcagatctgtataaaggtgtttTACTTCTACGGTAAGATGTGCAGCTCCTCAAACTGTAATGAACACAGATGTAGAGAAATCTGAATATGTTCATCCTTAATCTGCTACAGAAACATTATACAAAGGACCATGTTTCCCTGAATATGTTTTTGCAACCTCTTTTTTTTATAGTTGATTGTTGATCCTTGTGGTTTATAACTTTTCCAAGTTGCTTTCCTTTAAATTTGGGTGAAAATTATGATGGTGAGGTATAGAAAACTGTTAAATGTGGGATTTTTAAATGATGGATTTTTAAATACTGTACTTCAGTCAAAAACATAACTTTAGACTTGTTTATGTATCCATTTCTCTAGCTCCCGGCTGTAGCTGAGTTCTCCACCAATGAGACCATGGGTCACTCTGCAGATAGACTTGCAGCAGCATTTGGCGTAACACGTGCAGAACAAGATGAATATGCTTTGCGTTCCCATGCTTTGGCCAAGAAAGCAGAAACTGAGAAGCTACTTAAAGATGTCGTCCCATTCAAAGTGCCAGGTAGTTATCTTAGCAGGAAATCTGCAGTGAACCATTCAACTGAAAATAATGCTCTGGTCAAATACTATTAATTGTAAGTACTTGCCTTTAGGTCACCTCAACGTGTATAGTTTTAAAGAGCCTTACCTTTAAATGTAACGTGTGTGCGTACAACACATATTTTCACATTTAGATTGCCCCACAGAATAGTCATCTTTATTTTGGGAGCACTGTTGCCACAAGAattgtagcagttcaagaaggctcatcacctaatttcaaagttttcagatgacacgaaactcaggaatgtagtaaacaatgtggagcatagtaacagacttcaggaggacatagacaaattaatgaaatgggcagacacacagcagatgaaatttaacgtagagaagtgtgaagtgatatattttggtaggaagaatgaggagaggcaatataaattaaattgtacaattttaatggggttacaggaacagagagacctgggggtgtatgtacacaaatctttgaaggtggcaggacaagctgataaggctgttaaaaaagcatatgggatcctgggctttattcatagaggcatagagtgcaaaagtaaggaagttatgctaaatccttataaaacactggttgagcctcagctggagtatcgtattcaactctgggcaccgtgctttaggaaggatatcaaggccttagagagggcgctgaaaagatttactagaatggtaccagggatgagggacttcagttacgtgaagagactgaagaagctggggttgctctctttagagcagagaaagttaaggggagatttgatagaggtgttcaaaatcgtgaacggttttgatagaataaataaggagaaactgtttccagtggcagaagggtcggtaaccagaggacacagatttaagctgattggcaaaagaaccagaggtgacatgaggaaacatttgtttacgcagcgagttgtaatgatctggaatgcactccctgaaagggttgtggaagcagattctattgtaactttcaaaaggtaattggataaatacttgaagggaaaacatttacaaggctatggggaaagagcaggggagtgggaccaattggacaactctttcaaagagctaaatggcctccttctgtgctgtaacatagtgCGGTACTGTGATACCACCACctcgggcaactagggatggacaatagagGATGCCAAGCTGGTTTCACCCACATCCTGGgaacaagtttttaaaatatcCTTTATTTACTTTGGCAAACAATGGATTAGAACCAAGGGGGAAATCCTGTTGGATTGCATCCATCAGTAAAATCAGTTTCAGTAAGTGTCTCTGGCATGTATATGCTGAAACTTAAATACTTAGCAGAGATGCAAGTGGGGGAACAAAATGATAACAATGTTTGAATATTGTGCACATTGCTTTGGATTAGTGTATTTTTCATTTTGCCAACTGTAGTGTATTGCTTTGGCTTTCTGGTGTGTAGGAATATAAGTGAATATTCGAAGTGCAGTATAAAGCAATTTGAAGGAGGAAATATAAGTTGCAAATGGCAAAAGCTTGTTTTGCTACTGTTCAATTCTATTCTTGTATGAACGTTCAGCAAATATTCTTACCCCAAAATTAATCAAGTGAAACATTAGACTATCTATTTGTTCCTATAACTCGACTATTCAACCCTGGCCAGCTGCTTTCCCCAACTGACATTTCTTTGGTCTCATTAAAACAAATGCGCACACCTCCATCATCTTTCctcaatgaaaataaaataaactgtaagtctttcttcataacttaagAATCCTAAGTAATAGAATTATTTATGCTCGAATCCTGCCAAATGCATTCGTGCTCTTTCTCACAATATTATAAATTTGTCCTTACCAGTGATCTATAACAGATTTGAATAACCTGTTTCAACCTGTTTCAACACAATCAAATTTCATCCTAGTACTTGATTCACTTCCTTGGTAAGAATTTTAGTTTAActgaaaaaaaatttaattagTAAGTAAATAATTGCTCCTGATTCTTTTTTCTTTCAGCCTTTGCAATTGAGAAGCTTCAAAATAGCAACCCATGATGCCTCGTGCCCCTTTAGATCCAACCCCCACAAGTCCACCAGCCTACTTAAAATAGGATTTTTTTAATGGTGTCCCTGATCTGATCTTTTGACTTAATTTTGTTCTGTTAAAAACAAATTGGGTGGGCTGAcccctcttccttcccctcccaccccctgtcATTTTTGGTGATATGACCCCTTTAACATAAGGTAGTTGAATGTGTGCTGATGGGGTCAGTTCACTGTCCTACTTAAAATGGGGCTTTTTCATCATATGCCTACAGCTATATTATGCTGCAAACTCCTGATATATAATTGTGAGTGCTAAGCAGCAACGGGCCTGTTACATACttagatgggagactgcctggatATAGCAGTAGTTTTGTCCCCAGTGGTAGACCCCTCATGCAGAGTTCTTAGCGGAACCGCTTAGTGGCTTATAAAACCAAGCCTTCCTGGTAGTTTACTCCTTCACCTGGCCAATTCTGTCATTCACAGGTCCAGCATGCTTGCTGATGTTTTGAACTATAGCTTACACCCAGATAACCCTTGAACACTGATAGGCAGcgcaagaaatatttttttttgatttccctgattttaccctttcgattttattttaatttgaaaaCCAGTTTGGGTGGACCATCTCTCCTTGGAATTTTATTGGTATCAGCCCTTTAATTCTGATGGGATTGGTGTTCGCCTGATTCCAAGATTCCCTCTGGCTTAGCTAAAATGGGACTTCACATTTAATATTTCCTGCTCCAATATGCATTGCCTTACATTATTTACATTATAGAATGCATTATTACCTTgcattgaaaataattgttttccaCGTATGTGTAGTACCAGAAACTTCAGCTTCTGGTCCACTATTTGAAGGAGCTACTTTTGAAGTTTCGGTTAAATTTTTTACCTGCATTATTTGTTCATGCTTATCTAGTGAGGATTTAGATAAAgatctctccattctctcccaaCGTACCGCAACCTCAGAAGCGAACCCTTACTGAACATTTTCTGTGACATTTTCCATCCTTCCTACCTCTGAGTCAAATTGCAATTAGTTACAAATTGGGATAATGTGCTCTGGAATTAGCCCAGCAGGAACTATGTTGATAATGCTCAAACTTATTTCATGCAGGATCCTACAGCCACTATTTGTTTACTTATTTTTAAGTATATTGTACTTATTGTTGTAAAACTTACCTGTTTTCCTCCACCCATTGTCCATTTTGGAGCTGGACCTACAAAATCTGTCTGATTTCAAAGGCCAGTTTTTCAACCAATCAAGACACATAATAAAAAGTTGACCTGTTCATATCATTAAAATTGTCCATGCACTGTTAGCACACTATGCTGAATCTAAGAAGTAAGACAGACTCAGTGGAGTTGTCAGCAGCCCAAGTAAGCAAATGCACCAAAATGGGTTTTCTTATTAGCGTTGCTTGAAGGAGATATAAGTAAGAGCTGTGAAATTCATCAGTTTTCCGCTGGCTGTCAGTCTGTGTATCCCCAGAAATCTGATTCAGCTGAGAGCACAAAACATTGCCACCTGTTATACAGTCTATCAGAGCAAGAAAAAGGATTGTAATTCCAAACAAACAAATTGTTGCTTGCTGCAAAGAAAGAGTGGATTTGTAGGGATAAGCAACTTGGAATGGATTTGAAAGATTTATTTacacattttgttttaaatcagGTCGTTACACAGTCTCCAAAGACAATGGAATTAGACCATCCTCAATTGAACAGCTGGCTAAATTGAAGCCAGCATTTATCAAACCACATGGAACTATTACTGCTGCCAATGCTTCATTCCTGGTAATAACTTACGGCAAGGCAATAATTATTTTAATTTACTGGAGATGTTATGACAATGATTAGGGAGAAGAATGCATATCATTGTATCTCAAAAAGTGACATTACAGCAATTTATCGGATTCTTTCTTGCTCATTATCACGCACACATGTTAATATTAGTTATTACTAGCTGTTTCTGAAAGTTACAAGACTATACGATAGAGATGCAAAAGTGTCGCTCCAAGCGAATAATTACTTAACAGCATTTTATAATTCCTTTCAAATTACATGTCATTTTATTTCAATTGGTCATCTTGAAACTTTGGGTACAGATGGACAGGCTAAAAGATGTCTTTGAACTTTACTGTAAGTGTCACAGGTACTTGTGTTGATAAACATTCTAAATATTGACAACCTGTGAATGGCTGTTAACTAATCAAACTGAGAACTACAAATGTCTAATCTGCTTTGTTTTGTTACATCTTCAAAAGATTTTGAATGGTTTATCCATGGCTGACTTTATGTCAATGGGCAGTTAGTCTGAAACAAGCAAAGTTACTAAGCTGGGCAGTTGCTCCATGGTAGCATTTTGCCACATAAGAAGTAAGCAACCATGTATCAAGGATCAATTTTACTCGGAGAGGAGAAGTATCTTTGTTTTTTTGAGGAGAATGGTTAAGTTTGTAATTGCTGTAAAAATACTGTTTATACTGAACTGTTCCACTTACCTTTTTGTCTTGAATAACTGTCGGTTTATAGCCTGAGACTCAGTCTGATAAGAGTGTATCTTCCATCTGCCTACCAAAGTTGAAGAGATCATGGGGCAGCACATTATATATAGGAATTGCtcaacaaaaaaagaccaaggtccatctagtttaccttctaccatcctggtagtcgcatgatacaacataTGAACACACGAtttacgagcaggagtaggccattcggcccccccTGCCaactgataagatcatggctgatctgattgtgacctcaaccctactttccagtctacccactataacctttgactcccttgttaatcaggaatctatctaactcggccttaaaaatattcagtgacactgcctccaccgctctctggggacgggagttccacagactcacgaccctataagaaaaaaattctcctcatctctgtctcaaatgggagaccccttatttttaaactgtggcccctagttctaggctctcccacaaggggaaacatcccctcagcatctaccccttcaagtcccctcaggatcttatatatttcaataagatcacctctcattcttctaaactccagtgtatacaggcccaatttgtccaaattttcctcataagataaccccctcatcccaggaatcagtcgaatgaaccttctttgaaccgcctctaaagcaattatgtcctttcttaaataaggagatcaaaactgcacacagtgttctagatgtggtctcaccaatgccctgtacaactgtagcaaaatatctctacttttatattccattccccttacaataaatgacaacattccatttgccttcctaatcacttgctgtgcctgcatactaactttttgtgattcatgtaccaggacacccagatccctctgtacctcagagttctgcaatctctctccatttaaataatatactgcttttctattcttcctgccaaagtggacaagttcacattttcccacattatactccatctgccaaatttttgtctactcacttaacctatctatatcccttttcagactccttatgtcctcttcacaacttactttcctacctacctttgtgtcatcagcaaatttagcaactatgcattgatataaattgtaaacagttgaggcccaagcactgatccctgtggcactccactcataacattttgccaacctgaaaattacccatttatgcctactctctgtttgctattagctaaccaatcctttttccatgctaatatgttacccctacaccacgagctcttattttgtgtagtagcctttgatgtggcaccttgtcaaaagccttttggaaatccaagtacaccacatccacaggatcccctttatccacgttgcttgttacttcctcaaagaactctaataaattagtcaaacacgatttccctttcacaaagccatgttgactctgcctgattgcattgagattttctaagtgccctgctataacctccttaataatagattctagcattgtccctgtgacagatgttaaactaactggcctatagtttcctgctttcggtctccctcctttcttggatagaggagttacattcgctattttccagtCTGATGGgccccttccagaatctagggaattttggaaaattaataccaatgcatctactatctctgcagtcacttcttttaagaccctaggatgaagtccatcaggacctggggagttgtcagcttttagttctaataattttttcagaacctttTATGGGATGGAGTTGTTAACTAATCATAGTAATTAATTgtcacgggcaattagggatgggcaataaattctggcctcgccagcgacgcccacatcccatgaatgaatttttaaaaatctttatcaattagtctataacagacctagacatgaggtgaggaaaaccccaatggTGAAAGATTTGGGAACcatgggtccaaagtcacctgttcttccCAGCATGTTACATTTATcgtatgtcatgtctcaaattactcatatactgtatcccaaaatattattttctgaaagaaatctatttaatttgaatgaatcaatactatttACTTCTGACATGTCATCAGGGATAATATTACTATTAAATCCTTCCTTGGTCCTATCAAATTTCAGACTGATGGTGCATCAGCAGTGTTGCTAATGTCTGAAGATAAAGCACTGGCTATGGGCTTCAAACCTCTTGCATATCTTAGGTAAGAAAGCTGTCTGTTTCTCTTTTGTCTGGAGGGAAGGGATACAATAATTAAATAGATATTTGTCATATTAAACAATATATAGAACTTTTCATTTGGTTTATTTCAGGGATTTTGTATATGTCTCTCAGGATCCTAAAGATCAGCTGCTGCTagggtaagtttttattagtaCTCCCAACTATTAAACTGATAATGTTGTTTTCCAGTTGTTTTAGTTCTGTAATTAAGATTTACTTTAATCCTAGGCCAGCATATGCCACCCCTAAAGTTTTGGCAAAAGCTGGATTAAC from Heptranchias perlo isolate sHepPer1 chromosome 5, sHepPer1.hap1, whole genome shotgun sequence encodes the following:
- the hadhb gene encoding trifunctional enzyme subunit beta, mitochondrial, with protein sequence MASMLVHTFKNAPINLSWAAKLNARLLSSVSPIQSQVQTNSKKTLAKPGLRNVVLVEGVRTPFLLSGTTYADLMPHDLARAALQGLLIRTSIPKAEVDYIVYGTVIQEVKTSNVAREAALGAGFSDKTPSHTVTMACISSNQAMTTAFGLIASGQCDTVIAGGVEFMSDVPIRHSRKMRKTLLSLTRAKTVGQRLSLLGKIRPDYFAPELPAVAEFSTNETMGHSADRLAAAFGVTRAEQDEYALRSHALAKKAETEKLLKDVVPFKVPGRYTVSKDNGIRPSSIEQLAKLKPAFIKPHGTITAANASFLTDGASAVLLMSEDKALAMGFKPLAYLRDFVYVSQDPKDQLLLGPAYATPKVLAKAGLTLDDIDVFEFHEAFAAQILSNMKAMDSDWFAKTYMGRKSRVGVPKMDKFNCWGGSLSLGHPFGATGCRLVTTAAHRLIKGGGQYALVAACAAGGQGHGMIVETYPQQ